The DNA window CGACGCCATCAAAAAAAGCCTCCATTGGGCCATAGGGCTGTCCCTTGACCTGGTGGAAAAGATGGGAGGGATCCATGGTACCATAAGGTGGACTTGGCAGGCCTGCAGTGAGGCCAGGATTCTGGTAGGAATATTGTCCAGGATACACAGCAGCACCATTTGGTGCGAGGTGAGCTTGCAGGTCGGGGGTCTGCTCTGGCAGGAAGGTCCTGGGGTTCAGCTGTAGGCAGCCCGCAACCAGGTTAGTTGTGGGCTGAGACAGGCCTGCAGGGCGGACAGCCACTCATTACTTGGACATATGGCTTACCAAATGTAGCTATAATGGGGTTTTTATCTACCAATATATCTATATGTCtatattgatattattttttcatatgttatatgtatatgtatatgtatatgtatatatatatatatatatatatatatatatatatatatatatatatatatatatatatatatatatatatatatatatatatatatatatatatatatatatataaaaacactgTCAGCCACAAGATTAAAGCACACATGACAAACCTTTGCAGAGAGCCTGGACAAAGCTCATTAGGTCTGGAGCCTTGCCAAAGCGGAGGATCTCACTCAGGGCCCAGATATAGTTCTTGGCGAGTCGCAGAGTCTCAATCTTGGACAGTTTCTGGGTCTTGGAGTAACAGGGGACAACTTTTCTCAGACTCTCCAGGGCATCATTGAGCCCATGCATGCGGTTCCTCTCACGTGCGTTTGCCTTCATTCGACGAATTTTAAACctaatgaatgaatgtgaatgaTGTCAATTTTTTGTGGGACAAAGACAATGCTTCAAGTAACTTGCATTCTTAACATCATGGAGGCAACTAAACAGAAGTAAATAAGTATCAAATCATCATCaatgttttgtatttgaattgctcattttaatcatttgttttaaatgacgGTGGCTGATGTGGTTCAACACACGCAAACAAACTCACGctagcacgcacacacacacccacgcgcAGTCTATGTTTCTAGGTTTTGTGTGGCcctttcattgactttcatgctttccccagcctcttaccctaaacctaaccatgcaAAACAAAGAGCTAAACTACACCTGGTCTAAAACCAAACTTGGATTCAATTACAATCATACAGGTATTGTGAACTTTAAATCCTCATATTGACGCTTAACCTCGAGGGGACCAGCAAAAGTCTCCACAAATGCATACGGTCCCCATAAGAAGGTGTTTCCAAGAATCAGTCCGCATACATATagctatacacacacacacacacacacagaggtttcTCACATGATCTTGATatcataatgctttccccagcatctcaccctaaacgtaaacaaccaaaacaaatggttcacCTTAACCTGGACTCAAACCaaatccaattataatgacccaattATTTGGACTCCTTCAGCCTCCAACTGAGGCTGACCCTCATGGGATCGAGGCAAAAGTGCCCCAAAAAGGCATAAGGGACCCACAAGgatgtgttttccccaaaattggtcctcactggGACGGATATGCTTAAATACACATACCCACAGTCACAGTGTAAGTAGATTATTTAATGTCACTTCTCATTTTGTAAAATAACTATGAgcttaaatatatttgaaatctCATTTATGTGTTGTAAATCATTTCCAGAACATGACCAAGcacctctgacatttttgtactcTATTAACAGAATATTAAAATAGTGGGTCACCACCATAGTTATTTGATAGTGCACTGCTTCATCAATTCAATTCCAAGCAGTTATGAAATTCTCGGAGTAATAGATTCAAATGTGATGAGCCCCACATGGACATAtgtgagccacacacacacacacacacacacacacacacacacacacacacacatatatatatatatatatatatatatatatatatatatatatatatatatatatatatatatatatatatatatatatatatatatatatatatatatatatatatatatataacccaaCATGAGGAATGTTACATAAAAATTGCGGACTAGTTgaactgaaaataataataaaaaacattttaatagtGTGTGGCGACACCTATAGGTTAGAACTGTGAGCTCTCACCTCTGCATCCGTGCTTtggtcattttcttcttttttggtcCTCTCCTCTTTGGTTTGATATCTCCatcttcgtcctcctcctcctcctcctcctcttcttcctccatacgtaggtcctcctcctccacctcttccaccGCTGCTGTGGGGCTGCAAAGTTGGTCGTTGGCCTCCACCGCCTGCTCCTCCCGCACTGACCTGGTCATTGTGATGAGGCTGGGACAGTGGTGTTTTTTAAGACAATAGAATGACTTGATTTTCAATACGTCACCAAGAAATTGCCgagacttatttttattttagaatcCTCCGAATATACCGTCACAGAGTAATATACGTACATGGTTTTACACGATCTTTTTCTGTCTCATTTCAATAGTCGGGGGGCCGGCTTTCATTAAAGCCAAGTGGAAATCTTTTAAAGctgtattttctcattttacttTAAATtcggtaaaaataaataaataaataaacaaaaaaaaaagctccggCATCTATACATGATTAACCTTTTGTCCACCACATATTCAGCGACAGTGCCGGTTTCAGAGATGAACGTAAATTCggattgaattattatttatctcTAATTAAATATGGTAAAAATCCGACGCAAAAGTATTTACGATGTGCGCGGAGAAGTAATGGCTCAATTACTTTTCAGTTATCATGATCATTAATAGATTTTGCCTGGCAGCAAACGTCAATAAATTAAACAGCAAATTCAAAAGGAATAATTCGAAATctagtattttttaaaattcaagtcTAGAATTATACTGCGTAAATTTAAGTATATTTGAAGTGAtcaggttttatatatatatatatatatatatatatatatatatatatatatatatatatatatatatatatatatatatatatatatattcttttttccatttaaacacATACCTCTTCTTGCAATAAGATGCTGCTCAGATATCCCGCGACTAAGTCCGTATTAGATGCGTTAACTGTTGAGGTGTGTGCGGATGACCGCTGTTTTTATAGCAGGGATGTGAAGGGGAGTGCGCGCGGCCGTGTTCGTGTACACGGCGGTAACTAGCATGCCTAGAACCCGCCTTCCCGGCACGCGCCATATGGTGTTTGCGTCATTAAAACGGCCCCGGGGGTCACGTGACAAATCTTCCATTAGTGTTAGCCAAAGTCACCCTCCCTCTATGACCATCTGTCGAGACACCAAATGGACATGCGCACGAACAC is part of the Synchiropus splendidus isolate RoL2022-P1 chromosome 10, RoL_Sspl_1.0, whole genome shotgun sequence genome and encodes:
- the neurod1 gene encoding neurogenic differentiation factor 1; this encodes MTRSVREEQAVEANDQLCSPTAAVEEVEEEDLRMEEEEEEEEEEDEDGDIKPKRRGPKKKKMTKARMQRFKIRRMKANARERNRMHGLNDALESLRKVVPCYSKTQKLSKIETLRLAKNYIWALSEILRFGKAPDLMSFVQALCKGLSQPTTNLVAGCLQLNPRTFLPEQTPDLQAHLAPNGAAVYPGQYSYQNPGLTAGLPSPPYGTMDPSHLFHQVKGQPYGPMEAFFDGVVVTDAPVFDPPPSPPLSINGNFSSSFKHEAVAATDYEKSFSFSMPYNGAAVYGNGINNPRCAELQVDGLVGFDGHTHHERLMNAQLDAIFQDS